The following are encoded in a window of Castanea sativa cultivar Marrone di Chiusa Pesio chromosome 9, ASM4071231v1 genomic DNA:
- the LOC142609505 gene encoding splicing factor-like protein 1, whose translation MEATAAANINEAQIETLDPPLPPPPETLESSYYHQNQPQPPHSETLIQDQNPCNDFPQNTLDDNNNSSFPTTKPLLSENGGLTNNTHSGTGTTDKDCSGGEEETTSRRSRRRSRWDPQPDSNNNNSIVVYGVDGSNQNGNGSGESGSGPRKRKSRWADDEPKPLPTSLPIQLPDFMKELTGGIEFDPEIQALNSRLLEISRMLSSGLPLDDRPEGARSPSPEPIYDNMGIRINTREYRARERLNRERTEIISQIIKRNPAFKPPADYRPPKLQKKLYIPMKEYPGYNFIGLIIGPRGNTQKRMERETGAKIVIRGKGSVKEGRLQQKRDLKPDPSENEDLHVLVEADTQDALDAAAGMVEKLLQPVDEVLNEHKRQQLRELAALNGTIRDEEYCRLCGEPGHRQYACPSRTSTFKSDVLCKICGDGGHPTIDCPVKGTTGKKMDDEYQNFLAELGGSVPESSTKQSTMLALGSGTSNSESNPPWANNNRNAVSTSHAGLGATVVKPTKEIDDTNLYIGYLPPTLDDDGLISLFSPFGDIVMAKVIKDRVTGLSKGYGFVKYGDIQMANNAIASMNGYRLEGRTIAVRVAGRPPQPVVPPGPPASAMPTYPVSSQPLGAYPSQQFAAGGPLGNAPPPSYGGTPVPWGPPVPPHYAPYAPPPPGSTMYPPVQGQPMPPYGVQYPPPVQPVPPGAPSQPPTSSEAQQSYPLGVQTENSTSAQSIPTNMYGNSMAGAPQPTYPTSSYGYPSYYSAVPPPPPPPASAPGSTTDQSQSIGNVPWATNPQVPPPGSSAEKANYGADAEYEKFMSEMK comes from the coding sequence ATGGAAGCAACAGCAGCAGCAAACATCAACGAAGCGCAAATCGAAACCCTAGAccctcctcttcctcctccaccGGAAACCCTAGAATCCTCTTACTACCACCAaaaccaaccacaaccacctcACTCCGAAACCCTAATCCAAGATCAAAACCCTTGCAACGATTTTCCCCAAAATACCCTCGACGACAATAACAATTCCTCTTTTCCCACCACCAAACCCTTGCTCTCCGAAAACGGCGGTTTGACCAACAACACCCACAGCGGCACCGGCACCACCGACAAGGATTGCTCCGGCGGCGAAGAGGAAACCACAAGCCGACGCAGTCGCCGCCGCAGCCGATGGGACCCGCAGCCCGATTCTAACAACAATAACAGCATCGTCGTCTACGGCGTCGATGGCAGCAACCAGAACGGCAACGGCAGCGGCGAATCGGGCAGCGGGCCGCGGAAGAGGAAGTCGCGATGGGCCGACGACGAGCCCAAGCCCCTGCCGACTTCGCTGCCGATTCAGCTCCCTGATTTCATGAAAGAACTCACTGGAGGTATTGAATTTGATCCTGAAATTCAAGCTTTGAATAGTAGGCTTTTAGAGATTAGTCGAATGTTATCGTCTGGTTTGCCTTTAGATGATAGACCTGAAGGGGCTCGATCTCCTTCGCCCGAACCCATTTATGATAATATGGGAATTAGGATTAACACTAGGGAGTATCGTGCTCGAGAGAGATTGAACAGAGAGAGGACTGAGATTATTTCCCAGATTATTAAACGAAACCCGGCTTTTAAGCCGCCTGCGGATTATAGGCCACCCAAGCTTCAGAAGAAGCTTTATATACCGATGAAGGAGTACCCGGGTTATAATTTTATCGGGCTTATTATTGGGCCAAGAGGGAATACCCAGAAGAGGATGGAGAGGGAGACGGGTGCTAAGATTGTGATCCGGGGTAAAGGGTCGGTGAAGGAGGGTAGGTTGCAGCAGAAGAGGGATTTGAAGCCTGATCCTTCTGAAAATGAGGATTTGCATGTGTTGGTTGAGGCGGATACGCAGGATGCACTTGATGCTGCGGCGGGGATGGTGGAGAAGCTGTTGCAGCCGGTGGATGAGGTGTTGAATGAGCATAAGAGGCAGCAGCTTAGGGAGCTGGCGGCATTGAATGGGACAATAAGGGATGAAGAGTATTGTAGGTTGTGTGGTGAACCGGGGCATCGGCAGTATGCGTGCCCTTCGCGTACTTCGACTTTTAAGAGTGATGTGTTGTGTAAGATATGTGGTGATGGTGGGCATCCGACTATTGATTGTCCAGTGAAAGGGACTACTGGGAAGAAGATGGATGATGAGTATCAGAACTTTTTGGCAGAGTTAGGAGGTTCAGTTCCTGAGtcatcaaccaaacaaagcaCTATGTTGGCACTTGGTTCTGGAACTAGTAATTCAGAAAGCAATCCTCCTTGGGCTAATAATAATAGGAATGCTGTTAGTACATCACATGCTGGATTAGGGGCAACTGTGGTCAAACCCACGAAGGAAATTGATGATACAAACTTGTATATTGGGTACTTGCCACCTACTCTTGACGATGATGGTTTGATCAGTTTGTTTTCACCTTTTGGTGATATTGTGATGGCTAAGGTTATCAAGGACAGGGTTACTGGACTGAGCAAAGGGTATGGTTTTGTGAAGTATGGAGATATTCAAATGGCCAATAATGCCATTGCAAGCATGAATGGTTATCGGCTAGAGGGGCGGACTATTGCTGTGAGAGTTGCTGGTAGGCCTCCTCAGCCTGTTGTGCCTCCCGGCCCACCGGCCTCGGCAATGCCCACATATCCTGTTTCAAGCCAGCCCCTTGGTGCCTATCCATCTCAACAATTTGCAGCAGGTGGCCCTCTCGGGAATGCACCACCTCCAAGTTACGGGGGCACTCCAGTTCCATGGGGACCTCCTGTTCCTCCTCACTATGCTCCTTATGCACCTCCTCCCCCTGGTTCAACCATGTATCCTCCTGTCCAGGGTCAACCTATGCCACCTTATGGTGTACAGTATCCTCCACCTGTGCAGCCAGTTCCCCCTGGTGCCCCTTCTCAGCCTCCAACTTCAAGTGAAGCACAACAAAGTTATCCTCTAGGAGTGCAAACTGAAAACAGTACTTCTGCGCAATCTATACCAACTAATATGTATGGGAACTCTATGGCTGGAGCGCCGCAACCTACATATCCCACATCTTCATATGGTTATCCATCGTACTACAGTGCAGTTCCACCACCACCTCCGCCTCCTGCATCTGCTCCTGGCTCAACTACTGATCAATCACAGAGCATTGGAAATGTTCCTTGGGCCACAAATCCACAGGTTCCCCCTCCTGGTTCTTCTGCAGAGAAGGCAAACTATGGTGCAGATGCAGAGTATGAGAAGTTCATGTCAGAGATGAAATAA
- the LOC142609280 gene encoding serine/threonine-protein phosphatase 7 long form homolog — protein sequence MVDERVISIMRLLGLERLHMVPSIKLDHALITAFVERWRTKTHSFHLPHGEIMITLQDMEVIMGMPIEGEAMVGFTKRTWKDVCNEMLGIQILDENKTVLDGQNIQIKSLVDRIAQPLPPDANELQVHQYARCYVLALLGDMVFADKSEDRVHLMWLEFMENLHNPPKYSWGSAALSWLYRQLCKASKKMAKKIGGAFILVQLWIYVRFPHMSPQKVPPPEGVYGPPPPPIPLAMKWAGAKCKKNTPTHVLSAYRNQLATTRPDQVKWEPYVDELSRLPPNFHIEGSNMWRSKVPLICFWLVEFHLTNRVLRQFGLKQVQPKDVDTDRKLHKIDARGKVEKNWRVEHAVHIQKENDCSEYVCHAERIEEVMSRHYPYMVWYRRITRLYIDRDSTKMEILIANHLAVLNWFNEDFEEYKFIKKALEDVDEVDRIDMPPSDEATNHTKTPDLGPSMSSAAPMHTHRERAPIPYLATEPSNAYTS from the exons ATGGTAGATGAGCGTGTGATTTCCATAATGAGGTTGCTTGGTTTAGAGCGTCTGCACATGGTTCCATCCATAAAGCTTGATCATGCATTGATCACTGCATTTGTAGAGCGATGGCGCACTAAGACCCATTCTTTCCACCTTCCACATGGAGAGATAATGATCACACTGCAAGATATGGAAGTTATAATGGGGATGCCCATCGAGGGTGAGGCAATGGTTGGGTTCACTAAAAGAACTTGGAAAGATGTGTGTAATGAAATGCTTGGAATTCAAATTCTAGATGAAAATAAAACTGTGCTAGATGgtcaaaatattcaaataaaatcGCTCGTTGACCGAATTGCACAACCATTGCCTCCGGATGCCAATGAGTTGCAAGTTCATCAGTATGCTCGTTGTTATGTACTAGCCCTACTAGGAGATATGGTATTTGCTGACAAGTCCGAAGATAGGGTCCACCTCATGTGGTTGGAGTTCATGGAAAACCTTCATAATCCACCTaagtatagttggggtagtgcagCCCTATCGTGGTTGTACAGACAATTGTGCAAGGCAAGCAAAAAGATGGCAAAGAAAATTGGTGGAGCATTCATTTTGGTCCAATTGTGGATATATGTCAGATTCCCACACATGTCCCCACAGAAGGTGCCCCCACCAGAGGGTGTTTATggtccaccaccaccaccaattcCTCTTGCCATGAA GTGGGCAGGGGCCAAGTGTAAAAAGAACACTCCCACACACGTGCTTTCCGCATATCGCAATCAACTTGCCACGACACGGCCTGACCAa GTTAAGTGGGAGCCATATGTGGATGAATTAAGCCGCCTTCCTCCTAATTTTCACATCGAGGGAAGTAACATGTGGAGATCAAAAGTTCCACTTATATGTTTTTGGCTAGTAGAGTTCCACCTAACTAATCGTGTCCTCCGACAATTTGGGCTAAAGCAGGTTCAACCCAAAGATGTTGATACTGATCGCAAATTGCATAAAATAGATGCAAGGGGCAAGGTAGAAAAAAATTGGAGGGTGGAACATGCAGTCCATATTCAAAAAGAGAATGATTGTTCCGAGTACGTCTGTCATGCAGAGAGGATAGAGGAGGTGATGTCACGTCATTATCCATACATGGTGTGGTATCGTAGGATCACTCGACTGTATATCGACCGCGATAGCACTAAAATGGAAATTTTG ATTGCCAACCATCTAGCTGTCCTTAACTGGTTTAATGAAGACTTTGAAGAATACAAGTTCATCAAGAAAGCCCTTGAGGATGTGGATGAAGTTGATCGCATAGACATGCCACCTAGTGATGAAGCAACAAACCACACTAAAACACCTGATTTAGGGCCTAGTATGAGCTCAGCTGCTCCAATGCATACACATCGTGAACGTGCCCCTATTCCTTATCTTGCCACTGAGCCCTCCAATGCATACACATCGTGA
- the LOC142610717 gene encoding glutathione S-transferase zeta class-like — protein sequence MASVSGDNKKESELKLKLKLYSYWKSSCSCRVRIALNLKGLKYEYKAVNLLKGEQLSPEFTNLNPIGYVPVLVDGDLVLSDSFAIILYLEEKYPHHHPLLPQDLHKKAINFQAANIISSSVQPLQNLATLKCIEEKISSDPDVKLAWAQHYTKKGFVALERLLKDYAGRFATGDEVYLADLFLAPQIHAAIKRFNVDMTQFPLLSRLNEAYNEIPAFQDAMPEKQPDTPLANAS from the exons atg GCAAGCGTAAGCGGTGAtaataagaaagaaagtgaaTTGAAGCTGAAGCTGAAACTGTATTCATACTGGAAGAGCAGTTGTTCCTGCCGCGTTCGTATTGCCCTCAACTTGAaag GGCTGAAATATGAGTACAAAGCAGTTAACTTGTTGAAGGGAGAGCAGCTCAGCCCCG AGTTTACAAACCTCAATCCTATTGGTTATGTCCCCGTACTTGTCGATGGGGACTTGGTGCTTTCCGACTCTTTTGCCATCATACTG TATTTAGAAGAAAAGTACCCCCACCACCATCCATTGTTACCTCAGGATCTTCACAAAAAAGCCATCAATTTCCAG GCTGCCAATATTATTTCCTCGAGCGTCCAGCCTCTTCAAAATCTAGCTACGCTG AAGTGCATTGAGGAAAAAATTAGTTCTGATCCTGATGTGAAACTTGCTTGGGCTCAACATTATACCAAAAAAGGCTTTGTAG CACTCGAGAGGCTTTTAAAAGACTATGCTGGAAGATTTGCTACTGGAGATGAAGTTTACCTG GCAGATTTGTTTCTAGCTCCTCAGATTCATGCAGCAATTAAAAGGTTCAATGTTGACATG actcAATTCCCTCTCTTATCCAGATTGAATGAGGCATACAATGAGATACCGGCTTTCCAAGATGCTATGCCAGAAAAACAGCCAGATACTCCTCTGGCAAATGCTAGTTAA